In Candidatus Angelobacter sp., the genomic stretch ATTGCACGAAATCGACGCGAAATCAACCGCAGGTGAGATTCAGGATCGCAGCACTTTTTCGGCAATAATCGCGCCGCCGCGTTCGCATCAGCAACCCAAACGCCAGTACGACAAATCCAATCGCGGAAGGCTCCGGCGTTGAAATCGCGTAGAGCGTACCGTTGGAGCCGCCGACGAAGAGCGTGCCGTCGCTGTAGGCGAGATTTCCTGAGATGCCGTATGACCAGTCGGCCTGATGGGTCGCGAGGTCCAAGGCATAGGTCGTAGTGGTCGTGGACAAGAAAAGGACGTTGTCGGTCGCG encodes the following:
- a CDS encoding PQQ-binding-like beta-propeller repeat protein: NDAFTINEPGSVYPNESSAGRLLLFSTQADATHTPHIAWVLSDHFTGQPTLANGVLYADDGGKVVALDELTGNTLWSWTPTSGTLTGPMVATDNVLFLSTTTTTYALDLATHQADWSYGISGNLAYSDGTLFVGGSNGTLYAISTPEPSAIGFVVLAFGLLMRTRRRDYCRKSAAILNLTCG